A section of the Pedobacter sp. HDW13 genome encodes:
- a CDS encoding amidohydrolase family protein codes for MHTKQYLFSLALSATSLMCFAQANISPAKKQSKTIAITGATVHVGNGTIIENGTILFGNGKIISVTANGQVPQDDVMRIVATDKHIYPGFIAATTNLGLTEIEAVKATLDFEEIGDYNSHIRSIVAYNTDSKVPATLRSNGILMAQPTPQGGTVSGSSSVVQLDAWNWEDAALKTDDAMHMTWPVTPRFRGGFGGFGRPQQSPEALAERTQAAIAQLTSFFAEAKAYAEISKPEVINTRFEAMKKVFKGDEKLFIAADSQKDIVAAVNFAKKFGITPVITGADEAYLVIDFLKDNNITLIVKQPHALPNNNDDDVNMPYKNAAVLANAGLNVVLSIDGYWQQRNLPFMAGTVTAWGLDKEKALSTITLNAAKAMGVDKTTGSIETGKDATFFISAGDALDMRTNKVEQAFIQGRDINLDNLHKQLDKKFSDKYTADKK; via the coding sequence ATGCACACTAAACAATATTTATTCAGTCTGGCTTTATCGGCAACAAGTCTGATGTGCTTTGCCCAGGCCAACATTTCGCCTGCAAAAAAACAAAGCAAAACCATTGCCATTACAGGTGCTACGGTGCACGTTGGCAATGGAACCATAATCGAAAATGGCACCATTCTTTTTGGCAATGGAAAAATTATTTCGGTTACAGCCAATGGGCAGGTACCGCAGGATGATGTAATGCGCATTGTAGCTACGGATAAACACATTTATCCCGGTTTTATTGCCGCAACCACCAACCTTGGTTTAACAGAAATTGAAGCAGTAAAGGCTACCTTGGATTTTGAAGAGATTGGCGATTACAATTCGCACATCCGTTCTATTGTGGCCTACAATACTGATTCAAAGGTTCCCGCAACTTTACGTAGTAATGGTATTTTAATGGCACAGCCAACCCCGCAAGGCGGTACCGTTTCAGGAAGTTCATCAGTAGTACAGCTCGATGCATGGAACTGGGAAGATGCCGCATTAAAAACTGACGATGCCATGCACATGACCTGGCCGGTTACCCCACGTTTTAGAGGTGGCTTTGGTGGTTTCGGCCGTCCCCAGCAATCGCCCGAAGCTTTAGCAGAAAGAACTCAGGCAGCCATTGCACAGTTAACCTCTTTCTTTGCCGAAGCTAAAGCCTATGCTGAAATCAGCAAGCCCGAAGTAATCAACACCCGTTTCGAAGCCATGAAAAAGGTTTTTAAAGGCGATGAAAAATTATTTATTGCAGCCGATAGTCAGAAAGATATTGTTGCTGCAGTAAATTTTGCCAAAAAATTCGGCATTACCCCGGTTATTACCGGTGCTGATGAAGCTTATCTGGTAATCGATTTCTTAAAAGACAACAACATCACCTTAATAGTTAAGCAGCCTCATGCCTTGCCCAACAATAATGATGACGATGTTAACATGCCTTATAAAAACGCAGCCGTACTGGCCAATGCAGGTTTAAATGTGGTATTAAGTATAGATGGTTACTGGCAACAACGCAACCTGCCTTTTATGGCCGGTACTGTTACTGCCTGGGGATTGGATAAGGAAAAAGCCTTATCTACCATTACTTTAAATGCTGCTAAAGCTATGGGGGTTGATAAAACCACTGGCAGTATCGAAACCGGCAAAGATGCCACTTTCTTTATTTCTGCCGGCGATGCATTGGATATGCGTACCAACAAAGTTGAGCAGGCTTTTATTCAGGGCAGGGATATTAACCTCGATAACCTACACAAACAGCTGGACAAGAAATTTAGCGATAAATATACAGCGGATAAGAAATAG
- a CDS encoding ABC transporter ATP-binding protein, translating into MGLLLNYLKSHKWIVALALLLAGLNIGFSLMDPLITGKILDRFINKKNTLTYAEYLWGSVGLIGLAIGAAMVSRIAKNFQDYFTSVIVQKVGAKMYADGLQHSLKLPYQVFEDQRSGETLGILQKVRLDSEKFITAFISILFVSLIGMVFVIVYSFTVSYKVTLVYFSAIPIISFVSWFLSRKIKTIQRAIVGETTALAGSTTESLRNIELVKSLGLADQEIERLNKTTYKILGLELKKVKYVRSMSFVQGTTVNLVRSTMVLVLLLLIFDNTISAGQYLTFLFYSFFLFGPLQELGNVILAWREAEVSLGNFKKILSTPIDKKPENPTSIQKIKDLTFNAVGFKHQTANRNALENISFKTHNGQTIAFVGPSGSGKTTLVKLLVGLYPAKEGEILYNGISSNKIDLDALREKIGFVTQDTQLFSGTIRENLLFVNPMATDEECYKVLNQAACQTLLARADKGLDSLIGEGGVKVSGGEKQRLSIARALLRQPDILVFDEATSSLDSITEEEITKTIRSVSDLTDHITILIAHRLSTIKHADQIYVLEKGHIIEQGRHEELIAQNGLYQAMWRQQIGERVVEA; encoded by the coding sequence ATGGGATTATTACTCAACTACCTGAAAAGCCACAAATGGATTGTGGCCTTAGCGTTATTGCTTGCAGGTTTAAATATTGGCTTTTCTTTAATGGATCCGCTTATTACCGGAAAAATTCTAGATCGCTTCATCAACAAAAAAAACACCTTAACTTATGCCGAATACCTTTGGGGTTCAGTAGGGTTAATCGGCCTCGCTATCGGAGCAGCAATGGTATCGCGCATTGCCAAGAACTTTCAGGATTACTTTACCAGCGTTATTGTACAAAAGGTTGGTGCAAAAATGTATGCCGATGGTTTGCAACACTCGCTAAAACTACCTTACCAGGTTTTCGAAGATCAGCGCAGTGGCGAAACTTTAGGTATTTTACAAAAAGTACGTTTAGATTCTGAGAAGTTTATCACCGCATTTATCAGTATCCTTTTTGTAAGCTTAATCGGAATGGTGTTCGTAATTGTGTACTCATTTACGGTAAGCTACAAAGTTACCCTGGTTTATTTTTCGGCTATCCCGATTATCAGTTTCGTAAGCTGGTTCTTAAGCCGTAAAATCAAAACCATTCAGCGTGCCATTGTGGGCGAAACCACTGCTTTAGCTGGCTCTACTACCGAATCGTTAAGAAACATTGAACTGGTTAAAAGTTTAGGCCTGGCCGACCAGGAAATCGAAAGACTTAACAAAACCACTTACAAAATACTTGGGCTAGAACTCAAAAAAGTAAAGTACGTACGCAGTATGAGCTTTGTTCAGGGCACTACGGTAAACCTGGTACGTAGTACCATGGTGCTGGTGCTGTTGTTACTTATTTTCGACAACACCATTTCTGCCGGACAATATTTAACGTTTTTATTTTATTCGTTCTTTCTTTTCGGGCCGCTACAGGAATTGGGCAATGTAATTTTAGCCTGGAGAGAAGCTGAAGTTTCGCTGGGTAATTTTAAAAAGATTTTAAGTACACCTATTGATAAGAAACCCGAAAACCCAACTTCGATTCAAAAAATTAAAGATTTAACTTTTAATGCGGTTGGTTTTAAGCATCAAACGGCAAACAGAAATGCTTTAGAAAACATTTCTTTCAAAACCCACAACGGCCAAACCATTGCTTTTGTTGGTCCGTCGGGCTCCGGAAAAACGACTTTAGTAAAACTATTGGTTGGGCTATACCCGGCAAAAGAGGGTGAAATTTTATACAATGGCATTTCAAGCAACAAAATTGATTTAGATGCCTTACGCGAAAAAATCGGCTTTGTAACTCAGGACACACAACTGTTCTCGGGTACAATAAGGGAAAACCTGTTATTTGTAAACCCTATGGCAACTGATGAGGAATGTTATAAAGTTTTAAATCAGGCCGCTTGTCAAACATTACTGGCACGTGCCGATAAAGGTTTAGATTCGTTAATTGGCGAAGGTGGCGTAAAGGTTTCTGGTGGAGAAAAACAGCGTTTATCCATTGCGCGGGCACTGTTGCGTCAACCTGATATTCTGGTGTTTGATGAAGCAACTTCATCTTTGGATTCAATTACCGAAGAAGAAATTACCAAAACTATCCGCTCAGTTTCCGATTTAACAGATCACATTACCATTTTAATTGCCCACCGTTTATCGACCATTAAACATGCCGACCAGATTTACGTATTAGAAAAAGGCCACATTATTGAGCAGGGCAGGCACGAAGAACTAATTGCACAAAATGGCTTGTACCAGGCCATGTGGCGCCAACAAATTGGCGAAAGAGTTGTTGAAGCTTAA
- a CDS encoding TonB-dependent receptor, translating into MKNLLIAVLLLLCCTHNAVLAQTTQASISGIITDQQKKPIPGVSVQIRNNSTGFTTRTSTNAQGEYTFKELPLGGPYTVKAIYIGYAEQNRTGYMLNQGDAVRVAINMQESAQMLDGVEVNGSSLKNKVQQFGASTEISSKTMNLLPVNGRNFSSLTDLSPLAGPGGISGQLGSSTNFTIDGMTAKNPTSAGSTTSRSGAPYSISIESVREFKVVTNQYDVSLGRSGGGTISAVTKSGTNQITGSAFAYNRADFLASKYDIRGNRRTNDFSTYQYGFSLGGPIIKDKLHYFAAWDHQRDSRPLIIADINSDADVARFNITNATLNNFLAVARSKYGVANTPQFGSFDKKRGTDAGFLRLDWQIDEKNLLTVRDNYTNDRNPLGLADNTAINFYESYGNDKNVDNSLLATLRSTISSKVTNELKLQHLYTYQASTQNDELGFAIPRAVVSNLQSTTPAGNLLTAVQIGGHRFGQEGFTNNVFQLVDNLYYNTDKIKYTFGVDIMYTHAKSLYGSEVNGRFTFNRSGTGATDPTALQNFDNLLPISYYREVPLVADPTVVGKLWNTAIYGQMQTKLGKGLDFTGGLRLDYSKYPTSPLNQQLFDAIGVRTDHELKQFLIQPRIQFNWDVNENHTDYLRLGAGIFGSDVNNYVTINNLTFDGKHLATVDVTGTGVPTPNFIGYRNGTATAPTLPALQIPTINTYADDAKVPVVYKANLSYNKLINDKIRIGITGYATLARNNYMYVDRNMVANPFFTLSNEGNRGVFVPSSSINTGNGNTDWKLGRLTNQFGRVLELNSKGKVNQFAVVIDGTWKYFKDGEITASFTWNDTKDNTSYNGNVANSATLSLPVIDDPRNLSKMSYSNGQFRNKVVVYGTLPSFYGIKAGIRYSGIGGTRYSLLSGGNTNGDFVATNDLAYIFDRSNTNVPAALRTGLQTLLDNGAASQSLKDYITKYEGTFAERNGGINGFYGTIDLRLAYQIKFGRGQKQSIEISGDLFNVANLFKKTWGTSETLGTQALYAVTGFDAATSNYNYRVNNTGIVIPTGNPWQAQIGLRYGF; encoded by the coding sequence ATGAAAAATTTACTTATTGCAGTGTTGCTGCTGCTGTGTTGTACCCATAATGCAGTGCTGGCGCAAACCACACAGGCATCTATTTCAGGTATCATTACCGATCAGCAAAAGAAACCTATTCCTGGAGTTTCGGTACAGATCAGAAACAACTCTACTGGTTTTACCACCAGAACCTCAACCAATGCACAGGGCGAGTACACTTTTAAAGAACTTCCTTTAGGTGGTCCTTATACTGTAAAGGCCATTTATATCGGCTATGCTGAGCAAAACAGAACAGGCTACATGTTAAATCAAGGTGATGCCGTACGTGTTGCCATTAACATGCAAGAAAGCGCCCAGATGCTTGATGGAGTAGAAGTTAATGGATCTTCATTAAAAAATAAGGTTCAGCAATTTGGTGCCTCTACAGAGATTTCGTCGAAAACCATGAATTTATTGCCGGTAAACGGCCGTAACTTTTCAAGCTTAACAGATTTATCTCCTTTGGCTGGTCCGGGTGGTATTTCTGGTCAGTTAGGTTCTTCTACCAACTTCACCATTGATGGTATGACCGCCAAAAACCCAACTTCGGCAGGTAGTACAACCAGTCGTAGTGGTGCGCCATACTCCATTTCTATTGAAAGTGTTAGGGAATTTAAAGTAGTAACCAATCAGTACGACGTAAGTTTAGGCCGTTCTGGTGGCGGTACAATCAGTGCTGTAACTAAATCTGGTACAAATCAAATTACAGGTAGTGCTTTTGCTTATAACCGGGCCGATTTCCTTGCGAGTAAGTATGACATCAGAGGCAACAGAAGAACTAATGATTTTTCAACTTATCAGTATGGTTTTAGCTTAGGCGGCCCGATCATTAAAGATAAATTACATTATTTTGCAGCTTGGGATCACCAAAGAGATTCGCGTCCATTAATTATTGCTGATATTAACTCGGATGCGGATGTTGCCCGTTTCAACATTACAAATGCCACATTAAATAATTTCTTAGCTGTTGCAAGATCAAAATATGGTGTAGCCAACACGCCACAATTTGGTTCTTTCGATAAAAAGCGGGGAACTGATGCCGGTTTCTTACGTTTGGATTGGCAAATTGATGAAAAGAATTTATTAACGGTTAGGGATAACTATACCAACGATAGAAATCCGCTGGGATTGGCGGATAATACGGCTATCAACTTTTATGAAAGTTACGGTAATGATAAAAACGTTGATAATAGTTTATTGGCTACCTTACGTTCAACCATTAGTAGCAAAGTTACCAATGAATTAAAATTGCAGCATTTGTACACCTACCAGGCCAGTACGCAAAATGATGAATTAGGTTTTGCTATACCAAGAGCGGTAGTTTCTAACTTACAATCTACTACCCCAGCTGGCAATTTATTAACAGCTGTTCAAATTGGTGGTCACCGCTTCGGACAAGAAGGCTTTACCAATAACGTTTTCCAATTGGTAGATAACTTATATTATAACACAGATAAAATTAAATACACTTTTGGTGTAGATATCATGTACACCCATGCAAAATCATTGTATGGCAGTGAAGTAAATGGTCGTTTTACGTTTAACAGATCAGGCACTGGAGCAACCGATCCAACCGCGCTACAAAACTTCGATAATTTATTACCAATCAGTTATTACAGAGAAGTTCCGTTAGTTGCTGATCCAACTGTTGTAGGCAAGTTATGGAATACTGCAATTTACGGCCAGATGCAAACCAAACTAGGTAAAGGCTTAGACTTTACAGGTGGTTTACGTTTAGATTATAGCAAGTACCCAACATCACCATTAAATCAACAATTATTTGATGCTATCGGTGTAAGAACAGATCATGAGTTAAAACAATTTTTAATTCAGCCCCGTATCCAGTTTAACTGGGATGTTAATGAAAACCATACCGACTACCTTCGCTTAGGGGCAGGTATTTTCGGATCGGATGTTAACAACTATGTAACCATTAACAACTTAACATTTGATGGTAAACATTTAGCTACAGTTGATGTTACTGGCACGGGCGTACCAACTCCAAACTTTATCGGCTATAGAAACGGAACCGCTACAGCACCAACCCTACCTGCATTACAAATCCCTACCATAAACACCTATGCTGATGATGCGAAAGTACCAGTGGTTTATAAAGCCAACCTATCATACAACAAATTGATAAATGATAAAATACGAATAGGTATTACGGGTTATGCAACTTTAGCACGTAACAACTATATGTATGTGGATCGGAATATGGTTGCCAATCCTTTCTTCACCTTATCAAATGAAGGAAACAGGGGAGTATTTGTACCATCAAGCTCAATTAATACAGGTAATGGCAATACAGATTGGAAATTGGGCCGTTTAACCAATCAATTTGGCCGTGTACTGGAATTGAATAGCAAAGGTAAAGTAAATCAATTTGCTGTTGTTATAGATGGTACCTGGAAATACTTTAAAGATGGAGAAATTACGGCAAGCTTTACCTGGAATGATACTAAAGACAACACATCTTATAACGGTAATGTGGCCAACTCAGCTACCTTATCATTGCCTGTGATTGATGACCCAAGAAACTTAAGTAAAATGAGTTATTCGAATGGTCAATTTAGAAACAAGGTAGTAGTATACGGCACATTACCATCATTCTATGGTATTAAAGCCGGAATTCGTTATTCGGGTATTGGCGGCACCAGATATAGTTTACTATCGGGTGGAAATACCAATGGTGATTTCGTGGCAACAAACGATTTAGCCTATATCTTCGACAGATCAAATACCAATGTACCAGCTGCACTTAGAACTGGTTTACAAACCTTATTGGATAATGGCGCTGCAAGCCAGAGTTTGAAAGATTATATCACTAAGTATGAAGGTACCTTTGCTGAGCGTAATGGTGGTATAAATGGTTTCTATGGTACAATTGATTTAAGATTAGCTTATCAGATTAAATTCGGACGTGGTCAAAAACAAAGCATTGAAATTTCTGGCGATTTGTTTAACGTAGCCAATTTGTTTAAGAAAACCTGGGGTACTTCAGAAACTTTAGGTACGCAGGCATTATATGCGGTTACAGGTTTTGATGCGGCTACTTCTAATTACAACTACCGCGTAAACAATACCGGTATCGTTATACCAACAGGTAATCCTTGGCAGGCCCAAATCGGTTTACGCTACGGTTTCTAA
- a CDS encoding cytochrome B has translation MYNILKSAHSGWRYIVLILLVIAVINALSGWFGNKTYTEGNRKLNVFTLISAHIQLLIGLVLYFLSPLTKLPMSEAVGRYFKAEHTAMMIIAIILITVGNARSKKVADSVAKHRTIAVFFSLALILIIVAILLMVKAVPGRSFFGVS, from the coding sequence ATGTACAATATCTTAAAATCTGCGCACTCCGGATGGCGCTACATCGTATTAATTTTATTGGTTATCGCGGTAATAAATGCATTATCGGGCTGGTTTGGGAATAAAACATACACAGAAGGTAACCGCAAACTAAATGTATTTACTTTGATTAGTGCACATATCCAATTGTTGATTGGCTTGGTGTTGTACTTTTTAAGCCCTTTAACAAAATTGCCAATGAGCGAGGCTGTTGGAAGGTATTTTAAAGCAGAGCATACTGCTATGATGATTATTGCAATCATTTTGATTACGGTAGGTAATGCCAGATCGAAAAAAGTAGCAGACTCTGTTGCCAAACACCGCACCATTGCTGTGTTTTTCAGTTTGGCCCTGATTCTGATTATTGTGGCTATTTTATTGATGGTTAAAGCAGTTCCCGGAAGATCGTTTTTTGGAGTTTCTTAA
- a CDS encoding PLDc N-terminal domain-containing protein has product MLLAEISSNQVALFIILPAILWLALILVALYHISRNSAMGFSVKVLWFIIILLAPFLGSLIYLMWGKNKKF; this is encoded by the coding sequence ATGTTATTAGCAGAAATCAGTAGTAACCAGGTGGCCTTATTTATAATTTTACCGGCCATTTTATGGCTGGCATTAATATTGGTAGCCCTTTATCATATATCCAGAAACAGTGCAATGGGTTTTAGCGTCAAGGTGTTGTGGTTTATCATTATCCTGTTGGCTCCATTTTTGGGCTCGCTTATTTACCTCATGTGGGGCAAGAATAAGAAGTTTTGA
- a CDS encoding amidohydrolase family protein, with amino-acid sequence MKKILLALGLVFSATFLFAQQTTFPVNGSFDTRPGMFAFTNATIVVNANQTLTNATLLIKGQTIQAVGAGLAVPKGYVVVDLKGKFIYPSLVDAFTSYGISETPAAQRGFGGQRQSIFVSTKKGAYGWNEAIRPETYVKNIFSTDSKKADELRKVGFGSVNVINRDGIARGVSAAVTLNEGADNNVILKDQTAANYSFNKGTSSNDYPTSLMGSIALLRQTYYDAQWYGKQKDEYNISLDEFGKQQAIPQIFEVDGWQNILRANKIGKEFGKSYIIKSTGDEYQRINEVKATGASLIIPLTFPKAYDVEDPAEARNVSLSQMKGWELAPTNPAALEKAGIKFALTTFGLENSRDFWANIRTAIENGLTEKQALQSVTEVPASLLGISDKVGSLEKGKVANFLISSDNLFKNTNIIFENWVQGKRFIVNKMDVSDVRGTYNLNVDGVGALTLKITGTGGGSAAAIERTGADSVKTTATFTRNGDWVSINFNLKKNPKGDIRLSGYITSANPITIKGESALADGTTGKFTATYKEAAKETPKKDEPKSTLAIGPIIYPFTAFGATELPKQETVLIKNGTVWTNEKDGILQNADVLLENGKIKAVGKNLSANGAKVIDATGKHITAGIIDEHSHIAGAGGINEGAQSVSAEVRIADIINSEDVNIYRQLAGGVTTSHILHGSANPVGGQSQLIKLRWGKSPEELKFVGADGFIKFALGENVKQSNFGTGARFPVTRMGVEQTFVDEFTRAKEYAKALSVKGNSVRRDLELDAIVEILNNKRFITCHSYVQSEINMLIHVADSLGFKINTFTHILEGYKVADKMKAHGIAGSTFSDWWAYKNEVAEAIPYNGKIMHNVGVTTAFNSDDAEMARHLNQEAGKSVLYGNVPEEDALKFVTLNPARMLHIDDKVGSLKAGKDADVVIWTANPLSIYAKAEKTFVDGVAYWDLDKDAQVIKAQQVEKARLIQKMLESKSKGGRTQRPMGDAPRLYNCETLENYSAELTEKEHAH; translated from the coding sequence ATGAAGAAAATTTTACTCGCCCTTGGGTTGGTATTTTCTGCTACATTTCTGTTTGCACAGCAAACAACCTTCCCTGTTAACGGCTCTTTTGATACCAGACCTGGAATGTTTGCCTTTACCAACGCAACTATAGTAGTAAATGCCAATCAAACCTTAACAAATGCTACCCTTTTAATTAAAGGACAAACTATTCAGGCTGTTGGAGCCGGCTTAGCTGTGCCTAAAGGTTATGTGGTGGTCGATTTGAAAGGAAAATTTATTTATCCATCGCTGGTAGATGCCTTTACCAGCTACGGCATTAGTGAAACGCCAGCCGCGCAACGTGGTTTTGGCGGTCAGCGCCAATCTATTTTTGTTTCGACTAAAAAAGGGGCGTACGGTTGGAACGAAGCCATCAGACCCGAAACTTACGTCAAAAATATTTTCTCAACCGATAGCAAAAAAGCCGACGAGTTGCGTAAAGTAGGTTTTGGAAGTGTAAATGTAATTAACCGTGATGGTATTGCCCGTGGTGTTTCGGCAGCAGTAACCTTAAACGAAGGTGCCGATAACAATGTAATCCTGAAAGATCAAACCGCAGCCAATTATTCATTCAACAAGGGTACATCATCAAACGATTACCCAACTTCGTTAATGGGTTCGATTGCTTTATTGCGCCAAACTTATTACGATGCCCAATGGTATGGCAAACAAAAAGATGAGTACAATATCTCCTTAGATGAATTCGGCAAACAACAAGCTATCCCACAAATTTTTGAGGTAGATGGCTGGCAAAATATTCTCCGCGCCAATAAAATAGGCAAGGAATTTGGCAAGAGTTATATCATCAAATCTACGGGCGATGAATATCAGCGCATTAACGAAGTTAAGGCTACAGGGGCAAGTTTAATTATCCCTTTAACTTTCCCCAAAGCTTACGATGTGGAAGATCCTGCCGAGGCCAGAAATGTGAGTTTATCGCAAATGAAAGGCTGGGAGCTGGCACCTACCAATCCGGCAGCATTAGAAAAAGCAGGGATTAAATTTGCTTTAACCACTTTTGGATTAGAAAACAGCCGCGACTTTTGGGCGAACATCCGCACCGCCATCGAAAACGGTTTAACCGAAAAGCAGGCCTTACAATCGGTAACAGAAGTACCAGCTTCCCTACTGGGTATTAGCGACAAAGTAGGCTCACTCGAAAAAGGAAAAGTGGCCAACTTTTTAATCTCATCCGATAACCTGTTTAAAAACACCAATATTATCTTCGAAAACTGGGTGCAGGGCAAACGTTTCATTGTAAACAAAATGGATGTGAGCGATGTGCGTGGCACTTACAACCTCAATGTTGATGGTGTTGGTGCATTAACCCTTAAAATTACAGGTACAGGCGGTGGTTCGGCCGCAGCCATTGAAAGAACTGGTGCTGATAGCGTAAAAACCACTGCAACCTTTACCAGAAATGGCGACTGGGTAAGCATTAACTTCAATTTAAAGAAAAACCCTAAAGGCGATATTCGCTTAAGTGGTTACATTACTTCGGCCAATCCCATTACCATAAAAGGCGAATCGGCACTGGCCGATGGTACTACAGGCAAGTTTACCGCAACCTATAAAGAAGCGGCAAAAGAAACGCCTAAAAAGGACGAGCCTAAATCAACATTAGCCATTGGCCCGATAATTTATCCTTTTACTGCATTTGGCGCAACAGAGCTGCCTAAACAAGAAACAGTATTGATTAAAAATGGCACCGTTTGGACGAATGAGAAAGATGGCATTCTGCAAAATGCTGATGTACTTTTAGAAAACGGAAAAATTAAGGCCGTAGGTAAAAACCTATCGGCAAACGGAGCTAAAGTAATTGATGCTACTGGCAAACACATTACTGCTGGTATTATTGATGAGCATTCGCACATTGCAGGTGCGGGAGGTATCAACGAAGGGGCACAATCGGTTTCAGCCGAAGTACGCATTGCCGATATCATTAACTCAGAAGATGTAAATATTTATCGCCAGTTAGCCGGTGGAGTAACTACTTCGCACATTCTGCACGGCTCGGCAAACCCGGTTGGTGGCCAGTCGCAATTGATTAAACTGCGCTGGGGTAAATCGCCTGAGGAATTGAAATTTGTAGGTGCTGATGGTTTCATCAAATTCGCACTCGGCGAAAACGTGAAACAAAGTAACTTTGGTACAGGTGCACGTTTCCCGGTTACCCGCATGGGTGTTGAGCAAACTTTTGTTGATGAATTTACCCGCGCAAAAGAATATGCCAAAGCCCTTTCGGTAAAAGGTAACAGCGTACGCCGCGATTTAGAATTAGATGCTATTGTAGAAATTTTAAACAACAAGCGTTTTATTACCTGTCACTCTTATGTGCAGAGCGAAATCAACATGCTTATTCACGTAGCCGATAGCTTAGGTTTTAAAATCAACACTTTTACGCACATTTTAGAGGGCTATAAAGTGGCCGATAAAATGAAGGCACATGGTATAGCAGGTTCTACTTTCTCTGATTGGTGGGCTTATAAAAACGAGGTTGCTGAGGCAATCCCATACAATGGAAAAATTATGCACAATGTAGGTGTTACCACTGCCTTTAACTCTGATGATGCCGAGATGGCCCGTCACTTAAACCAGGAGGCTGGAAAATCGGTATTATACGGTAATGTGCCTGAAGAGGATGCTTTAAAATTCGTAACCTTAAATCCAGCCAGAATGCTTCACATTGATGATAAAGTGGGCAGTTTAAAAGCTGGTAAAGATGCCGATGTGGTGATTTGGACGGCCAATCCACTTTCTATTTATGCCAAAGCAGAAAAAACCTTTGTTGATGGCGTTGCTTATTGGGATCTTGATAAAGATGCACAGGTGATTAAAGCCCAACAGGTAGAAAAAGCCCGTTTGATCCAAAAAATGTTGGAAAGCAAAAGCAAAGGTGGCCGCACACAACGCCCAATGGGTGATGCACCACGCCTTTACAATTGCGAAACCTTAGAAAACTATTCAGCAGAATTAACCGAGAAAGAACATGCACACTAA